The nucleotide sequence GCAGCGGACCGGCATCGGCACCCGTGTCGAAGATGGCGGCGTGCCGCGTCTCGAGGTCCCAGACCACGTAGGCATTGACGGTCATTCCCCCGAAGTCTGTGGTCACGGAGACCAGCCAGGGCGGGGGGGCGGCTTGCGGTGCGAATGCACCGCGCGCGATGCGGGCAAGGGAAGCCGCCTCAAGCCCGAGCACCGGGGCCAAAGCCTGCACCGTGGTTTCGTCGAATTCCCCATCGAGCAGATTGCGCACTTCGTCGGCGGAAATTCCGGCCGCCGCTGCCGCGTCTGCCTCCGACATCGCAAGCCCGCGAAGCGCCTTGCCGACGATGTCCGAAAAATTGTCCTCCAGCGGCATCATGAAATCCGCGTCTTCAGTTGGTGGCGCAGGATGAAATAGAGGGCTTGGAACATGGCGAGCGATGAAACCAGGAGAACCCAGAAGTTGAAAGCGAGCACGCCCGCCTGGATGCCGAAGTAGCGCTTTTCGGGACCGAAGAAAACATTGAGGAAGCGGCTTTCGCGGTAATCGCTCTGCTCCATCTCCGCCTTGTTGACGAGGTCCGTCACCTTCTGGTTGACGAACAGGCGCTCCGCGGTCACCCCGGCCGGCCCGGGTTCGAGCAACGCGGGACTCAGCGCGCCGCCTTTGATCGTGCGGTCCATTTCCTTCATTCGCTTTTGCACTCCGCGTGCATCGGACGAATGCAGACCGGAAAGCGAGGCGAGCAGTTCCTTGAGATCCTCGAGGCGTTCCCGCCCCGCCTCGTCGAGATCGGGGGTCTTGGCCAGAGCATTGATTTGCTGCTGGATTTGCTCCTGGCGTCCGGTCAGCGGATTGAGCTTGGCCTGGGCATAGACAAGCGCCTCGTAAGACCAGCGCATGGGCATGAACTCGCAGATAAGCGGCACCTGCAGATTGCTGCGCGGCTCCGCTGCATCGGGGTTCTGGGAAAACCAGCGGCTGATCGAATAGACGAAGTCGAGGTTCTTGTTCATCTCCTCGTATTTGATCAGCGCGCCGCCGAGGATGATCTGCGGGATCAGGACGATGGGGATGATGTTGACCGCCGTTTTGCCCTCGTTGGCCAGGCTCGAGATGAGAAGTCCTATGGCGATGCCGCTCACCGCCGTCAGAACCATCGCGGCGAGAAAAATCCAGAACATCCCGCGGACCTCGAGGATGTAATTGCCGATGAGGATGAACAGGACGCACTGGATGACGGCGAACACCGAAAGCGTCAGAACTTTGGCGAGTATATACCATCCCAGCCGCACGTTGAGGTTGCGCTCGCGCTGCAGCACGGGCCGGTCGTGGATGATGTCGTCCACGCTGTTGGTCAGGCCGAGGAACATCGCCACGACCAGCGACAGGAAAAGATAGGTGGGGATGTGGAACGAGGATGCGAAGTCGTAGGTGCCTTCCTCGGTGTAGCGCAGGACCGAGCCGATGAGCGCGGCGAGCGCAGGCGCTTCGATCATGGTGGTGATCAGATTCCCGCGATTGCGGAGCTTGCTGATGAATGCCCGGAAAAGCAGCGTCCTGAATTGAAGAAATTCGTCGCGGATCGCCGTGCGCCACGAGCGGCGGGGCTCCGCCAGCACGCCGGAGGTGTCGGGCGAAGGCGGTTCGGCGGACGGCTGCCGCACATCGCGCATCAGGCGCCAAGCCTCGTATTTGTCGCGCCAGAAATCCGGCGAATAGCGGCGCACGGGCACGAGTTGTCCGCGGTCGTTTTCCTCGTAGATCACGTCACCTCCGAGGTCGCGCAGCGGCGTCTCGAGCACATCGAAGACAAACTCCGGGCGCGTGGTCCCGCATGCCGGGCAGCCCCCGAGAGGAGTGCCGAAGTGCTGCTGGTGCTCGGCTTCGGCGAAATACGAAAGCATTTCCGCCGGTGTCCCGAAAAACACGAGGCGACCCCCGCGGTCGAGCAGGATCGCTTTGTTGAACATCTGGAAAATCTTCGAACTGGGCTGGTGGATCGTCACGATGACGATCTTGTTGTGCGCCATGGCCCGGATGATCTCCATGACGTGCTCCGAATCCTTGGACGACAGGCCCGAAGTGGGTTCGTCGAAGAGGTAGATGTCGGCCGATCCGATCATGTCGAGGCCGATGTTGAGGCGTTTGCGTTCCCCGCCGCTCAAAGTCTTTTTCTGCGCCGCGCCCACCACGCTGTCGCGTCTCTCGTTGAGGCCGAGTTCCGCGAGCTTACCGTCGATTCGTCGTGAGCGCTCGCGGCGCGAGAGATACGGGGAGCGTATGGCGGCGGCGAAATCGAGGTTCTCGCCGATGGTGAGATGCTCGTCGAAGGCGTCGAACTGCGGGATGTAGGTCACGTATTGTTTGAGGCTCTCGAAATTCTCGTAAAGCGAGATGCCATTGAACAGAACCTCGCCGCGCACGGGCGGGAACTGGCCGGACAGGGCGCGGAGAAGGCTGCTCTTGCCGCAGCCGCTTGCGCCCATCACGCAGATCATCTCGCCGCGGGTGGCCGAGAAACTCACACCGTCCAGACCCAGTGCCCCGTTTTTGAAGCGGCAAACGAGGTCGCGCACATCGAGATGGTGGACGACGTTCCTTTCCTCCTCGAGGAGACGTTCGGAAAAATTGCAGCGCAGCGCCTGGTTGGCATCGATCTGGATCGTGTCTCCGTCGCTCAGCGGCGCGTCGTTGCGAACGGGTGTTTCGCCCACCATGATCGGATGGTCGCTCTTCAGCACTTCGAGGCGTCCGACCAGCCGGTCGAAATCGCAGAAAATCTTGAGCAGTATTTCCCCGCCGGCTCCAGGGGCGAGCAGGATGTCGTCCTCGTCGAGCAGCGCGGGGTTGTTCGAGACGAGGTAGGTCGTCTTCGAATGTTTCAAGTGGAAACGACCGCCGTAGGAGCGCGCGTGGCGTCGCAGGTCGCTGAGGCTCAGGATCGTGTCGTTGTCGAACACGATCGTTTCCTCGAGTGTCGCCTCGACATGCGCCCCCTTGCGCAGGCGCACACCGTTGAGTTCG is from Chthoniobacterales bacterium and encodes:
- a CDS encoding ATP-binding cassette domain-containing protein, with translation MTERRMNPSLSRNPARRAIHDLRKGFATSSGQGYFSPMTVTQDPQPAGFGRRLEGTLRNFYRARRAGESLLRRALRRPRTVTESPNLLPLLIKVLAGFARVDGELLEEEIDSSLGFLRYDYPEAVYSELRQLFRQALQEKPDLSAMARELRGKLSEDRKILLGIQLYDLVHRAGMNTDNMAAYYSFMEQLGTASQAIDIVYQLNSDMPSPRGEFFEADSSPLEVITFGSDPAADVQLKELSGDNRLTAYRHGDLLLVKNLCDHPISVQGRALRPKEFCRVYPGQRLAVDEKVLTHQDLVFYFNAKKNLSLAHIFVTVTKDNEIQLEKSRTRDSCLEVRFGLKILVIALKDVDAELNGVRLRKGAHVEATLEETIVFDNDTILSLSDLRRHARSYGGRFHLKHSKTTYLVSNNPALLDEDDILLAPGAGGEILLKIFCDFDRLVGRLEVLKSDHPIMVGETPVRNDAPLSDGDTIQIDANQALRCNFSERLLEEERNVVHHLDVRDLVCRFKNGALGLDGVSFSATRGEMICVMGASGCGKSSLLRALSGQFPPVRGEVLFNGISLYENFESLKQYVTYIPQFDAFDEHLTIGENLDFAAAIRSPYLSRRERSRRIDGKLAELGLNERRDSVVGAAQKKTLSGGERKRLNIGLDMIGSADIYLFDEPTSGLSSKDSEHVMEIIRAMAHNKIVIVTIHQPSSKIFQMFNKAILLDRGGRLVFFGTPAEMLSYFAEAEHQQHFGTPLGGCPACGTTRPEFVFDVLETPLRDLGGDVIYEENDRGQLVPVRRYSPDFWRDKYEAWRLMRDVRQPSAEPPSPDTSGVLAEPRRSWRTAIRDEFLQFRTLLFRAFISKLRNRGNLITTMIEAPALAALIGSVLRYTEEGTYDFASSFHIPTYLFLSLVVAMFLGLTNSVDDIIHDRPVLQRERNLNVRLGWYILAKVLTLSVFAVIQCVLFILIGNYILEVRGMFWIFLAAMVLTAVSGIAIGLLISSLANEGKTAVNIIPIVLIPQIILGGALIKYEEMNKNLDFVYSISRWFSQNPDAAEPRSNLQVPLICEFMPMRWSYEALVYAQAKLNPLTGRQEQIQQQINALAKTPDLDEAGRERLEDLKELLASLSGLHSSDARGVQKRMKEMDRTIKGGALSPALLEPGPAGVTAERLFVNQKVTDLVNKAEMEQSDYRESRFLNVFFGPEKRYFGIQAGVLAFNFWVLLVSSLAMFQALYFILRHQLKTRIS